The following proteins are co-located in the Silene latifolia isolate original U9 population chromosome 1, ASM4854445v1, whole genome shotgun sequence genome:
- the LOC141651763 gene encoding uncharacterized protein LOC141651763, translated as MTICKWYGVAGDPNDGEVELELPNDILIQHTGDPIASIVDAICPSLENQLSNPEYLQERTILAPIHEIVDLVNDYALSRIDGTEKIYFSSDEVSKDESNIRVRDLYSTEFHNSIKCSGLPNHKLKLKVGAIVMLLRHIDQSRGLCNGTRLIVTDLGSL; from the exons ATGACCATTTGCAAGTGGTACGG AGTTGCTGGAGATCCGAATGATGGGGAAGTTGAATTAGAGTTGCCAAATGACATTTTGATTCAGCACACTGGAGATCCTATCGCTTCGATTGTAGATGCCATTTGCCCATCCCTCGAGAATCAACTATCGAATCCCGAGTATCTTCAGGAGAGGACCATCCTTGCACCTATACATGAGATCGTTGATTTGGTTAATGACTACGCATTATCTCGAATAGATGGAACAGAGAAAATTTACTTCAGCTCAGACGAGGTTAGTAAAGATGAGAGTAATATTAGGGTCCGTGATTTGTACTCCACAGAATTTCATAACTCTATTAAGTGCTCGGGGCTTCCAAATCACAAATTAAAGCTGAAGGTTGGTGCTATAGTTATGCTTCTTCGACACATTGACCAATCTCGCGGATTGTGCAATGGCACTCGACTGATAGTGACAGATTTGGGATCACTTTGA